From a single Rhinolophus ferrumequinum isolate MPI-CBG mRhiFer1 chromosome 15, mRhiFer1_v1.p, whole genome shotgun sequence genomic region:
- the DYRK1B gene encoding dual specificity tyrosine-phosphorylation-regulated kinase 1B isoform X8, giving the protein MAVPPGHGPFSGFPGPQEHTQQVLPDVRLLPRRLPLAFRDSTSAPLRKLSVDLIKTYKHINEVYYAKKKRRAQQAPPQDSSTKKEKKVLNHGYDDDNHDYIVRSGERWLERYEIDSLIGKGSFGQVVKAYDHQTQELVAIKIIKNKKAFLNQAQIELRLLELMNQHDTEMKYYIVHLKRHFMFRNHLCLVFELLSYNLYDLLRNTHFRGVSLNLTRKLAQQLCTALLFLATPELSIIHCDLKPENILLCNPKRSAIKIVDFGSSCQLGQRIYQYIQSRFYRSPEVLLGTPYDLAIDMWSLGCILVEMHTGEPLFSGSNEVDQMNRIVEVLGIPPAPMLDQAPKARKYFERLPGGVWTLRRTKELRKDYQGPGTRRLQEVLGVQTGGPGGRRAGEPGHSPADYLRFQDLVLRMLEYEPAARISPLGALQHGFFRRTADEATNTGPAGSSASTSPAPLDTCPSSSTASSISSSGGSSGSSSDNRTYRYSNRYCGGPGPPITDCEMNSPQVPPSQPLRPWAGGDVAHKTHQAPASASSLPGAGAQLPPQPRCLGRPPSPTSPPPPELMDVSLVGGPPDCSPLHPAPAPQHPAASALRTRMTGGRPPLPPPDDPTTLGPRLGLRGVPQSTAASS; this is encoded by the exons ATGGCCGTTCCACCGGGCCATGGTCCCTTCTCTGGCTTCCCTGGGCCCCAGGAGCACACGCAG CAGGTACTCCCTGATGTGCGGCTCTTGCCGCGGAGGCTCCCCCTGGCCTTCCGGGATTCGACCTCGGCCCCACTGCGCAAGCTCTCCGTGGACCTCATCAAGACCTACAAGCACATCAATgag GTCTACTATGCGAAGAAGAAACGGCGGGCCCAGCAGGCACCCCCTCAGGACTCAAGCaccaagaaggagaagaaggtcCTGAACCACGGTTATGACGACGACAACCATGACTACATTGTGCGCAGTGGCGAGCGCTGGCTGGAGCGCTATGAAATTGACTCACTCATTGGCAAAGGTTCCTTTGGCCAG GTGGTGAAAGCCTACGATCATCAGACCCAGGAGCTGGTGGCCATCAAGATCATCAAGAACAAAAAGGCCTTCCTGAACCAGGCTCAGATTGAGCTACGGCTGCTGGAGCTGATGAACCAGCACGACACGGAGATGAAGTACTACATAG TGCATCTGAAGCGGCACTTCATGTTCCGGAACCACCTGTGCCTGGTGTTCGAACTGCTTTCCTACAACCTGTACGACCTCCTGCGCAACACGCATTTCCGCGGAGTCTCGCTGAACCTGACGCGGAAGCTGGCGCAGCAGCTCTGCACGGCGCTGCTTTTCCTGGCCACGCCAGAGCTCAGCATCATTCACTGCGACCTCAAGCCCGAGAACATCCTGCTCTGCAACCCCAAGCGGAGCGCCATCAAGATCGTGGACTTCGGCAGCTCCTGCCAGCTTGGCCAGCGG ATTTATCAGTACATCCAGAGCCGCTTCTACCGGTCACCTGAGGTGCTCCTGGGCACGCCCTATGACCTGGCCATTGACATGTGGTCCCTGGGCTGCATCCTGGTGGAGATGCACACAGGAGAGCCCCTCTTCAGTGGCTCCAATGAG GTGGACCAGATGAACCGGATTGTGGAGGTGCTGGGCATCCCACCAGCCCCCATGCTGGACCAGGCACCCAAGGCTCGCAAGTACTTTGAACGGCTGCCTGGGGGTGTCTGGACCCTACGAAGGACAAAGGAACTCAGGAAG gATTACCAGGGCCCCGGGACACGGCGGCTGCAGGAGGTGCTGGGCGTGCAGACGGGCGGGCCCGGGGGCCGGCGGGCGGGGGAGCCGGGCCACAGCCCCGCCGACTACCTCCGCTTCCAGGACCTGGTGCTGCGCATGCTGGAGTATGAGCCCGCTGCCCGCATCAGCCCGCTGGGGGCTCTGCAGCATGGCTTCTTCCGCCGCACGGCTGATGAGGCCACCAACACGGGCCCGGCAGGCAGCAGTGCCTCCACCTCGCCCGCACCCCTCGACACCTGCCCCTCCTCTAGCACCGCCAGCTCCATCTCCAGCTCTG GAGGCTCCAGCGGCTCCTCCAGTGACAACCGGACCTACCGCTACAGCAACCGATATTGTGGGGGCCCTGGGCCCCCCATCACTGACTGTGAGATGAACAGCCCCCAG GTTCCACCCTCGCAACCGCTGCGTCCCTGGGCAGGGGGTGATGTGGCCCACAAGACACATCAGGCCCCTGCCTCCGCCTCGTcactgccaggggctggggcccagTTACCCCCCCAACCCCGATGCCTTGGCCGTCCTCCATCACCAACCTCGCCTCCACCCCCGGAGCTGATGGATGTGAGCCTGGTGGGCGGCCCTCCAGACTGCTCCCCGCTCCACCCAGCACCTGCTCCCCAGCACCCGGCTGCCTCAGCCCTCCGGACTCGGATGACAGGAGGTCgtccacccctcccaccccctgatGACCCTACCACTCTGGGGCCTCGCTTGGGCCTCCGTGGTGTACCCCAGAGCACAGCAGCCAGCTCATga
- the DYRK1B gene encoding dual specificity tyrosine-phosphorylation-regulated kinase 1B isoform X1 — protein MLAARPPHWGPHRAPAPRGPRASPDPGLSGGGSRGAGCEKAPPGRAPAPGLAPLRPSEPTMAVPPGHGPFSGFPGPQEHTQQVLPDVRLLPRRLPLAFRDSTSAPLRKLSVDLIKTYKHINEVYYAKKKRRAQQAPPQDSSTKKEKKVLNHGYDDDNHDYIVRSGERWLERYEIDSLIGKGSFGQVVKAYDHQTQELVAIKIIKNKKAFLNQAQIELRLLELMNQHDTEMKYYIVHLKRHFMFRNHLCLVFELLSYNLYDLLRNTHFRGVSLNLTRKLAQQLCTALLFLATPELSIIHCDLKPENILLCNPKRSAIKIVDFGSSCQLGQRIYQYIQSRFYRSPEVLLGTPYDLAIDMWSLGCILVEMHTGEPLFSGSNEVDQMNRIVEVLGIPPAPMLDQAPKARKYFERLPGGVWTLRRTKELRKDYQGPGTRRLQEVLGVQTGGPGGRRAGEPGHSPADYLRFQDLVLRMLEYEPAARISPLGALQHGFFRRTADEATNTGPAGSSASTSPAPLDTCPSSSTASSISSSGGSSGSSSDNRTYRYSNRYCGGPGPPITDCEMNSPQVPPSQPLRPWAGGDVAHKTHQAPASASSLPGAGAQLPPQPRCLGRPPSPTSPPPPELMDVSLVGGPPDCSPLHPAPAPQHPAASALRTRMTGGRPPLPPPDDPTTLGPRLGLRGVPQSTAASS, from the exons ATGCTGGCTGCTCGCCCACCCCACTGGGGGCCCCACCGCGCCCCAGCCCCTCGTGGGCCCCGCGCCAGCCCTGACCCGG GTCTCAGCGGCGGTGGCAGCCGAGGTGCAGGATGCGAGAAGGCGCCCCCCGGCCGGGCTCCCGCTCCAGGCCTCGCTCCCCTGCGGCCCTCTGAGCCCACCATGGCCGTTCCACCGGGCCATGGTCCCTTCTCTGGCTTCCCTGGGCCCCAGGAGCACACGCAG CAGGTACTCCCTGATGTGCGGCTCTTGCCGCGGAGGCTCCCCCTGGCCTTCCGGGATTCGACCTCGGCCCCACTGCGCAAGCTCTCCGTGGACCTCATCAAGACCTACAAGCACATCAATgag GTCTACTATGCGAAGAAGAAACGGCGGGCCCAGCAGGCACCCCCTCAGGACTCAAGCaccaagaaggagaagaaggtcCTGAACCACGGTTATGACGACGACAACCATGACTACATTGTGCGCAGTGGCGAGCGCTGGCTGGAGCGCTATGAAATTGACTCACTCATTGGCAAAGGTTCCTTTGGCCAG GTGGTGAAAGCCTACGATCATCAGACCCAGGAGCTGGTGGCCATCAAGATCATCAAGAACAAAAAGGCCTTCCTGAACCAGGCTCAGATTGAGCTACGGCTGCTGGAGCTGATGAACCAGCACGACACGGAGATGAAGTACTACATAG TGCATCTGAAGCGGCACTTCATGTTCCGGAACCACCTGTGCCTGGTGTTCGAACTGCTTTCCTACAACCTGTACGACCTCCTGCGCAACACGCATTTCCGCGGAGTCTCGCTGAACCTGACGCGGAAGCTGGCGCAGCAGCTCTGCACGGCGCTGCTTTTCCTGGCCACGCCAGAGCTCAGCATCATTCACTGCGACCTCAAGCCCGAGAACATCCTGCTCTGCAACCCCAAGCGGAGCGCCATCAAGATCGTGGACTTCGGCAGCTCCTGCCAGCTTGGCCAGCGG ATTTATCAGTACATCCAGAGCCGCTTCTACCGGTCACCTGAGGTGCTCCTGGGCACGCCCTATGACCTGGCCATTGACATGTGGTCCCTGGGCTGCATCCTGGTGGAGATGCACACAGGAGAGCCCCTCTTCAGTGGCTCCAATGAG GTGGACCAGATGAACCGGATTGTGGAGGTGCTGGGCATCCCACCAGCCCCCATGCTGGACCAGGCACCCAAGGCTCGCAAGTACTTTGAACGGCTGCCTGGGGGTGTCTGGACCCTACGAAGGACAAAGGAACTCAGGAAG gATTACCAGGGCCCCGGGACACGGCGGCTGCAGGAGGTGCTGGGCGTGCAGACGGGCGGGCCCGGGGGCCGGCGGGCGGGGGAGCCGGGCCACAGCCCCGCCGACTACCTCCGCTTCCAGGACCTGGTGCTGCGCATGCTGGAGTATGAGCCCGCTGCCCGCATCAGCCCGCTGGGGGCTCTGCAGCATGGCTTCTTCCGCCGCACGGCTGATGAGGCCACCAACACGGGCCCGGCAGGCAGCAGTGCCTCCACCTCGCCCGCACCCCTCGACACCTGCCCCTCCTCTAGCACCGCCAGCTCCATCTCCAGCTCTG GAGGCTCCAGCGGCTCCTCCAGTGACAACCGGACCTACCGCTACAGCAACCGATATTGTGGGGGCCCTGGGCCCCCCATCACTGACTGTGAGATGAACAGCCCCCAG GTTCCACCCTCGCAACCGCTGCGTCCCTGGGCAGGGGGTGATGTGGCCCACAAGACACATCAGGCCCCTGCCTCCGCCTCGTcactgccaggggctggggcccagTTACCCCCCCAACCCCGATGCCTTGGCCGTCCTCCATCACCAACCTCGCCTCCACCCCCGGAGCTGATGGATGTGAGCCTGGTGGGCGGCCCTCCAGACTGCTCCCCGCTCCACCCAGCACCTGCTCCCCAGCACCCGGCTGCCTCAGCCCTCCGGACTCGGATGACAGGAGGTCgtccacccctcccaccccctgatGACCCTACCACTCTGGGGCCTCGCTTGGGCCTCCGTGGTGTACCCCAGAGCACAGCAGCCAGCTCATga
- the DYRK1B gene encoding dual specificity tyrosine-phosphorylation-regulated kinase 1B isoform X9 yields the protein MAVPPGHGPFSGFPGPQEHTQVLPDVRLLPRRLPLAFRDSTSAPLRKLSVDLIKTYKHINEVYYAKKKRRAQQAPPQDSSTKKEKKVLNHGYDDDNHDYIVRSGERWLERYEIDSLIGKGSFGQVVKAYDHQTQELVAIKIIKNKKAFLNQAQIELRLLELMNQHDTEMKYYIVHLKRHFMFRNHLCLVFELLSYNLYDLLRNTHFRGVSLNLTRKLAQQLCTALLFLATPELSIIHCDLKPENILLCNPKRSAIKIVDFGSSCQLGQRIYQYIQSRFYRSPEVLLGTPYDLAIDMWSLGCILVEMHTGEPLFSGSNEVDQMNRIVEVLGIPPAPMLDQAPKARKYFERLPGGVWTLRRTKELRKDYQGPGTRRLQEVLGVQTGGPGGRRAGEPGHSPADYLRFQDLVLRMLEYEPAARISPLGALQHGFFRRTADEATNTGPAGSSASTSPAPLDTCPSSSTASSISSSGGSSGSSSDNRTYRYSNRYCGGPGPPITDCEMNSPQVPPSQPLRPWAGGDVAHKTHQAPASASSLPGAGAQLPPQPRCLGRPPSPTSPPPPELMDVSLVGGPPDCSPLHPAPAPQHPAASALRTRMTGGRPPLPPPDDPTTLGPRLGLRGVPQSTAASS from the exons ATGGCCGTTCCACCGGGCCATGGTCCCTTCTCTGGCTTCCCTGGGCCCCAGGAGCACACGCAG GTACTCCCTGATGTGCGGCTCTTGCCGCGGAGGCTCCCCCTGGCCTTCCGGGATTCGACCTCGGCCCCACTGCGCAAGCTCTCCGTGGACCTCATCAAGACCTACAAGCACATCAATgag GTCTACTATGCGAAGAAGAAACGGCGGGCCCAGCAGGCACCCCCTCAGGACTCAAGCaccaagaaggagaagaaggtcCTGAACCACGGTTATGACGACGACAACCATGACTACATTGTGCGCAGTGGCGAGCGCTGGCTGGAGCGCTATGAAATTGACTCACTCATTGGCAAAGGTTCCTTTGGCCAG GTGGTGAAAGCCTACGATCATCAGACCCAGGAGCTGGTGGCCATCAAGATCATCAAGAACAAAAAGGCCTTCCTGAACCAGGCTCAGATTGAGCTACGGCTGCTGGAGCTGATGAACCAGCACGACACGGAGATGAAGTACTACATAG TGCATCTGAAGCGGCACTTCATGTTCCGGAACCACCTGTGCCTGGTGTTCGAACTGCTTTCCTACAACCTGTACGACCTCCTGCGCAACACGCATTTCCGCGGAGTCTCGCTGAACCTGACGCGGAAGCTGGCGCAGCAGCTCTGCACGGCGCTGCTTTTCCTGGCCACGCCAGAGCTCAGCATCATTCACTGCGACCTCAAGCCCGAGAACATCCTGCTCTGCAACCCCAAGCGGAGCGCCATCAAGATCGTGGACTTCGGCAGCTCCTGCCAGCTTGGCCAGCGG ATTTATCAGTACATCCAGAGCCGCTTCTACCGGTCACCTGAGGTGCTCCTGGGCACGCCCTATGACCTGGCCATTGACATGTGGTCCCTGGGCTGCATCCTGGTGGAGATGCACACAGGAGAGCCCCTCTTCAGTGGCTCCAATGAG GTGGACCAGATGAACCGGATTGTGGAGGTGCTGGGCATCCCACCAGCCCCCATGCTGGACCAGGCACCCAAGGCTCGCAAGTACTTTGAACGGCTGCCTGGGGGTGTCTGGACCCTACGAAGGACAAAGGAACTCAGGAAG gATTACCAGGGCCCCGGGACACGGCGGCTGCAGGAGGTGCTGGGCGTGCAGACGGGCGGGCCCGGGGGCCGGCGGGCGGGGGAGCCGGGCCACAGCCCCGCCGACTACCTCCGCTTCCAGGACCTGGTGCTGCGCATGCTGGAGTATGAGCCCGCTGCCCGCATCAGCCCGCTGGGGGCTCTGCAGCATGGCTTCTTCCGCCGCACGGCTGATGAGGCCACCAACACGGGCCCGGCAGGCAGCAGTGCCTCCACCTCGCCCGCACCCCTCGACACCTGCCCCTCCTCTAGCACCGCCAGCTCCATCTCCAGCTCTG GAGGCTCCAGCGGCTCCTCCAGTGACAACCGGACCTACCGCTACAGCAACCGATATTGTGGGGGCCCTGGGCCCCCCATCACTGACTGTGAGATGAACAGCCCCCAG GTTCCACCCTCGCAACCGCTGCGTCCCTGGGCAGGGGGTGATGTGGCCCACAAGACACATCAGGCCCCTGCCTCCGCCTCGTcactgccaggggctggggcccagTTACCCCCCCAACCCCGATGCCTTGGCCGTCCTCCATCACCAACCTCGCCTCCACCCCCGGAGCTGATGGATGTGAGCCTGGTGGGCGGCCCTCCAGACTGCTCCCCGCTCCACCCAGCACCTGCTCCCCAGCACCCGGCTGCCTCAGCCCTCCGGACTCGGATGACAGGAGGTCgtccacccctcccaccccctgatGACCCTACCACTCTGGGGCCTCGCTTGGGCCTCCGTGGTGTACCCCAGAGCACAGCAGCCAGCTCATga
- the DYRK1B gene encoding dual specificity tyrosine-phosphorylation-regulated kinase 1B isoform X2 yields the protein MLAARPPHWGPHRAPAPRGPRASPDPGLSGGGSRGAGCEKAPPGRAPAPGLAPLRPSEPTMAVPPGHGPFSGFPGPQEHTQVLPDVRLLPRRLPLAFRDSTSAPLRKLSVDLIKTYKHINEVYYAKKKRRAQQAPPQDSSTKKEKKVLNHGYDDDNHDYIVRSGERWLERYEIDSLIGKGSFGQVVKAYDHQTQELVAIKIIKNKKAFLNQAQIELRLLELMNQHDTEMKYYIVHLKRHFMFRNHLCLVFELLSYNLYDLLRNTHFRGVSLNLTRKLAQQLCTALLFLATPELSIIHCDLKPENILLCNPKRSAIKIVDFGSSCQLGQRIYQYIQSRFYRSPEVLLGTPYDLAIDMWSLGCILVEMHTGEPLFSGSNEVDQMNRIVEVLGIPPAPMLDQAPKARKYFERLPGGVWTLRRTKELRKDYQGPGTRRLQEVLGVQTGGPGGRRAGEPGHSPADYLRFQDLVLRMLEYEPAARISPLGALQHGFFRRTADEATNTGPAGSSASTSPAPLDTCPSSSTASSISSSGGSSGSSSDNRTYRYSNRYCGGPGPPITDCEMNSPQVPPSQPLRPWAGGDVAHKTHQAPASASSLPGAGAQLPPQPRCLGRPPSPTSPPPPELMDVSLVGGPPDCSPLHPAPAPQHPAASALRTRMTGGRPPLPPPDDPTTLGPRLGLRGVPQSTAASS from the exons ATGCTGGCTGCTCGCCCACCCCACTGGGGGCCCCACCGCGCCCCAGCCCCTCGTGGGCCCCGCGCCAGCCCTGACCCGG GTCTCAGCGGCGGTGGCAGCCGAGGTGCAGGATGCGAGAAGGCGCCCCCCGGCCGGGCTCCCGCTCCAGGCCTCGCTCCCCTGCGGCCCTCTGAGCCCACCATGGCCGTTCCACCGGGCCATGGTCCCTTCTCTGGCTTCCCTGGGCCCCAGGAGCACACGCAG GTACTCCCTGATGTGCGGCTCTTGCCGCGGAGGCTCCCCCTGGCCTTCCGGGATTCGACCTCGGCCCCACTGCGCAAGCTCTCCGTGGACCTCATCAAGACCTACAAGCACATCAATgag GTCTACTATGCGAAGAAGAAACGGCGGGCCCAGCAGGCACCCCCTCAGGACTCAAGCaccaagaaggagaagaaggtcCTGAACCACGGTTATGACGACGACAACCATGACTACATTGTGCGCAGTGGCGAGCGCTGGCTGGAGCGCTATGAAATTGACTCACTCATTGGCAAAGGTTCCTTTGGCCAG GTGGTGAAAGCCTACGATCATCAGACCCAGGAGCTGGTGGCCATCAAGATCATCAAGAACAAAAAGGCCTTCCTGAACCAGGCTCAGATTGAGCTACGGCTGCTGGAGCTGATGAACCAGCACGACACGGAGATGAAGTACTACATAG TGCATCTGAAGCGGCACTTCATGTTCCGGAACCACCTGTGCCTGGTGTTCGAACTGCTTTCCTACAACCTGTACGACCTCCTGCGCAACACGCATTTCCGCGGAGTCTCGCTGAACCTGACGCGGAAGCTGGCGCAGCAGCTCTGCACGGCGCTGCTTTTCCTGGCCACGCCAGAGCTCAGCATCATTCACTGCGACCTCAAGCCCGAGAACATCCTGCTCTGCAACCCCAAGCGGAGCGCCATCAAGATCGTGGACTTCGGCAGCTCCTGCCAGCTTGGCCAGCGG ATTTATCAGTACATCCAGAGCCGCTTCTACCGGTCACCTGAGGTGCTCCTGGGCACGCCCTATGACCTGGCCATTGACATGTGGTCCCTGGGCTGCATCCTGGTGGAGATGCACACAGGAGAGCCCCTCTTCAGTGGCTCCAATGAG GTGGACCAGATGAACCGGATTGTGGAGGTGCTGGGCATCCCACCAGCCCCCATGCTGGACCAGGCACCCAAGGCTCGCAAGTACTTTGAACGGCTGCCTGGGGGTGTCTGGACCCTACGAAGGACAAAGGAACTCAGGAAG gATTACCAGGGCCCCGGGACACGGCGGCTGCAGGAGGTGCTGGGCGTGCAGACGGGCGGGCCCGGGGGCCGGCGGGCGGGGGAGCCGGGCCACAGCCCCGCCGACTACCTCCGCTTCCAGGACCTGGTGCTGCGCATGCTGGAGTATGAGCCCGCTGCCCGCATCAGCCCGCTGGGGGCTCTGCAGCATGGCTTCTTCCGCCGCACGGCTGATGAGGCCACCAACACGGGCCCGGCAGGCAGCAGTGCCTCCACCTCGCCCGCACCCCTCGACACCTGCCCCTCCTCTAGCACCGCCAGCTCCATCTCCAGCTCTG GAGGCTCCAGCGGCTCCTCCAGTGACAACCGGACCTACCGCTACAGCAACCGATATTGTGGGGGCCCTGGGCCCCCCATCACTGACTGTGAGATGAACAGCCCCCAG GTTCCACCCTCGCAACCGCTGCGTCCCTGGGCAGGGGGTGATGTGGCCCACAAGACACATCAGGCCCCTGCCTCCGCCTCGTcactgccaggggctggggcccagTTACCCCCCCAACCCCGATGCCTTGGCCGTCCTCCATCACCAACCTCGCCTCCACCCCCGGAGCTGATGGATGTGAGCCTGGTGGGCGGCCCTCCAGACTGCTCCCCGCTCCACCCAGCACCTGCTCCCCAGCACCCGGCTGCCTCAGCCCTCCGGACTCGGATGACAGGAGGTCgtccacccctcccaccccctgatGACCCTACCACTCTGGGGCCTCGCTTGGGCCTCCGTGGTGTACCCCAGAGCACAGCAGCCAGCTCATga
- the DYRK1B gene encoding dual specificity tyrosine-phosphorylation-regulated kinase 1B isoform X3, whose protein sequence is MLAARPPHWGPHRAPAPRGPRASPDPGLSGGGSRGAGCEKAPPGRAPAPGLAPLRPSEPTMAVPPGHGPFSGFPGPQEHTQQVLPDVRLLPRRLPLAFRDSTSAPLRKLSVDLIKTYKHINEVYYAKKKRRAQQAPPQDSSTKKEKKVLNHGYDDDNHDYIVRSGERWLERYEIDSLIGKGSFGQVVKAYDHQTQELVAIKIIKNKKAFLNQAQIELRLLELMNQHDTEMKYYIVHLKRHFMFRNHLCLVFELLSYNLYDLLRNTHFRGVSLNLTRKLAQQLCTALLFLATPELSIIHCDLKPENILLCNPKRSAIKIVDFGSSCQLGQRIYQYIQSRFYRSPEVLLGTPYDLAIDMWSLGCILVEMHTGEPLFSGSNEVDQMNRIVEVLGIPPAPMLDQAPKARKYFERLPGGVWTLRRTKELRKDYQGPGTRRLQEDLVLRMLEYEPAARISPLGALQHGFFRRTADEATNTGPAGSSASTSPAPLDTCPSSSTASSISSSGGSSGSSSDNRTYRYSNRYCGGPGPPITDCEMNSPQVPPSQPLRPWAGGDVAHKTHQAPASASSLPGAGAQLPPQPRCLGRPPSPTSPPPPELMDVSLVGGPPDCSPLHPAPAPQHPAASALRTRMTGGRPPLPPPDDPTTLGPRLGLRGVPQSTAASS, encoded by the exons ATGCTGGCTGCTCGCCCACCCCACTGGGGGCCCCACCGCGCCCCAGCCCCTCGTGGGCCCCGCGCCAGCCCTGACCCGG GTCTCAGCGGCGGTGGCAGCCGAGGTGCAGGATGCGAGAAGGCGCCCCCCGGCCGGGCTCCCGCTCCAGGCCTCGCTCCCCTGCGGCCCTCTGAGCCCACCATGGCCGTTCCACCGGGCCATGGTCCCTTCTCTGGCTTCCCTGGGCCCCAGGAGCACACGCAG CAGGTACTCCCTGATGTGCGGCTCTTGCCGCGGAGGCTCCCCCTGGCCTTCCGGGATTCGACCTCGGCCCCACTGCGCAAGCTCTCCGTGGACCTCATCAAGACCTACAAGCACATCAATgag GTCTACTATGCGAAGAAGAAACGGCGGGCCCAGCAGGCACCCCCTCAGGACTCAAGCaccaagaaggagaagaaggtcCTGAACCACGGTTATGACGACGACAACCATGACTACATTGTGCGCAGTGGCGAGCGCTGGCTGGAGCGCTATGAAATTGACTCACTCATTGGCAAAGGTTCCTTTGGCCAG GTGGTGAAAGCCTACGATCATCAGACCCAGGAGCTGGTGGCCATCAAGATCATCAAGAACAAAAAGGCCTTCCTGAACCAGGCTCAGATTGAGCTACGGCTGCTGGAGCTGATGAACCAGCACGACACGGAGATGAAGTACTACATAG TGCATCTGAAGCGGCACTTCATGTTCCGGAACCACCTGTGCCTGGTGTTCGAACTGCTTTCCTACAACCTGTACGACCTCCTGCGCAACACGCATTTCCGCGGAGTCTCGCTGAACCTGACGCGGAAGCTGGCGCAGCAGCTCTGCACGGCGCTGCTTTTCCTGGCCACGCCAGAGCTCAGCATCATTCACTGCGACCTCAAGCCCGAGAACATCCTGCTCTGCAACCCCAAGCGGAGCGCCATCAAGATCGTGGACTTCGGCAGCTCCTGCCAGCTTGGCCAGCGG ATTTATCAGTACATCCAGAGCCGCTTCTACCGGTCACCTGAGGTGCTCCTGGGCACGCCCTATGACCTGGCCATTGACATGTGGTCCCTGGGCTGCATCCTGGTGGAGATGCACACAGGAGAGCCCCTCTTCAGTGGCTCCAATGAG GTGGACCAGATGAACCGGATTGTGGAGGTGCTGGGCATCCCACCAGCCCCCATGCTGGACCAGGCACCCAAGGCTCGCAAGTACTTTGAACGGCTGCCTGGGGGTGTCTGGACCCTACGAAGGACAAAGGAACTCAGGAAG gATTACCAGGGCCCCGGGACACGGCGGCTGCAGGAG GACCTGGTGCTGCGCATGCTGGAGTATGAGCCCGCTGCCCGCATCAGCCCGCTGGGGGCTCTGCAGCATGGCTTCTTCCGCCGCACGGCTGATGAGGCCACCAACACGGGCCCGGCAGGCAGCAGTGCCTCCACCTCGCCCGCACCCCTCGACACCTGCCCCTCCTCTAGCACCGCCAGCTCCATCTCCAGCTCTG GAGGCTCCAGCGGCTCCTCCAGTGACAACCGGACCTACCGCTACAGCAACCGATATTGTGGGGGCCCTGGGCCCCCCATCACTGACTGTGAGATGAACAGCCCCCAG GTTCCACCCTCGCAACCGCTGCGTCCCTGGGCAGGGGGTGATGTGGCCCACAAGACACATCAGGCCCCTGCCTCCGCCTCGTcactgccaggggctggggcccagTTACCCCCCCAACCCCGATGCCTTGGCCGTCCTCCATCACCAACCTCGCCTCCACCCCCGGAGCTGATGGATGTGAGCCTGGTGGGCGGCCCTCCAGACTGCTCCCCGCTCCACCCAGCACCTGCTCCCCAGCACCCGGCTGCCTCAGCCCTCCGGACTCGGATGACAGGAGGTCgtccacccctcccaccccctgatGACCCTACCACTCTGGGGCCTCGCTTGGGCCTCCGTGGTGTACCCCAGAGCACAGCAGCCAGCTCATga